Proteins encoded in a region of the Flavobacterium sp. PMTSA4 genome:
- the fabG gene encoding 3-oxoacyl-[acyl-carrier-protein] reductase has product MKLLEGKVAIITGASRGIGSGIAKVFAENGANVAFTYSSSVESAMALENELSSLGIKAKGYKSNAADFNEAQQLVDDVIAEFGTIDVLINNAGITKDNLLMRMSEEDFDKVIEINLKSVFNMTKAVQKVMLKNRKGSIVNMSSVVGVKGNAGQANYAASKAGMIGFTKSIALELGSRNIRCNAIAPGFIETEMTAKLNEDVVQGWRDSIPLKRGGTPEDVANACLYLASDLSAYVTGQVLNVDGGMLT; this is encoded by the coding sequence ATGAAATTATTAGAAGGAAAAGTAGCCATCATTACTGGTGCTAGCCGCGGAATTGGAAGCGGAATTGCCAAAGTTTTTGCCGAAAACGGTGCTAACGTAGCATTTACTTATAGTTCATCTGTTGAATCGGCTATGGCTTTAGAAAATGAATTATCAAGTTTAGGTATCAAAGCCAAAGGTTATAAATCAAACGCTGCCGATTTTAACGAAGCACAACAATTAGTGGATGATGTAATTGCCGAATTTGGAACTATCGATGTGTTAATCAACAATGCCGGTATCACAAAAGACAACTTGTTGATGCGTATGAGCGAAGAAGATTTTGATAAAGTGATTGAAATCAACTTGAAATCGGTATTCAACATGACGAAAGCCGTTCAAAAAGTAATGCTTAAAAACCGTAAAGGTTCTATCGTAAATATGAGTTCTGTAGTTGGTGTAAAAGGCAACGCAGGACAAGCCAATTATGCGGCTTCAAAAGCGGGTATGATTGGATTCACAAAATCTATTGCGTTAGAATTAGGTTCAAGAAACATTCGTTGCAATGCTATTGCACCAGGATTTATAGAAACAGAAATGACAGCAAAATTAAACGAAGATGTAGTGCAAGGTTGGAGAGATTCTATTCCGTTGAAACGCGGTGGAACTCCAGAAGACGTAGCAAACGCATGTTTATATTTAGCTTCTGATTTAAGTGCCTACGTTACCGGACAAGTATTAAACGTTGATGGGGGAATGTTGACTTAG
- a CDS encoding RNA polymerase sigma factor: MQNNSFDLNFLYQNYNVLVYNVALHYVQNVEDAEEITQDVFVKVHHSLKDFNQKSSHKTWIYRIAINQSLDFIKKKNSQKRFFIFGNRSHNENEYLNASTFEHSGIDLEKKEAAKILYTTINTLPDNQKTAFILSKIDGLSNPEIGEIMELSISAVESLIFRAKGSLKEKLATKFSEYHKNK, from the coding sequence ATGCAAAACAATTCCTTTGATTTAAACTTTTTATATCAAAACTATAACGTATTGGTATATAACGTAGCGTTGCATTATGTTCAAAATGTTGAAGATGCCGAAGAAATTACGCAGGATGTGTTTGTAAAAGTACATCATTCCCTAAAAGATTTTAATCAAAAATCATCTCATAAAACCTGGATTTATCGCATTGCTATCAATCAATCGCTCGACTTTATCAAAAAGAAAAACAGTCAAAAGCGCTTTTTCATTTTTGGAAACCGTAGCCATAATGAAAACGAATACCTAAACGCTTCAACCTTTGAACATTCTGGAATTGATTTAGAAAAAAAAGAAGCTGCCAAGATATTATATACCACTATCAACACCTTACCCGACAATCAAAAAACAGCTTTTATCCTTTCCAAGATTGATGGATTATCCAATCCTGAAATTGGTGAAATTATGGAGTTATCGATTTCGGCGGTGGAGTCGTTAATTTTCAGAGCAAAAGGAAGTTTAAAAGAAAAATTAGCCACAAAATTTTCAGAATACCACAAGAATAAATAA